A single region of the Triticum dicoccoides isolate Atlit2015 ecotype Zavitan chromosome 2B, WEW_v2.0, whole genome shotgun sequence genome encodes:
- the LOC119363180 gene encoding heterogeneous nuclear ribonucleoprotein 1-like isoform X2: MEADSGKLFVGGISWETDEDRLREYFGRFGEVTEAVIMRDRNTGRARGFGFIVFAEAGVAERVTMDKHMIDGRMVEAKKAVPRDDQSIASKNNGSSIGSPGPVRTRKIFVGGLASNVTEVEFRRYFEQFGMITDVVVMYDHNTQRPRGFGFITYDSEDAVDKALHKNFHELNGKMVEVKRAVPKEQSPGPVARSPAGGQNLAISRVHNFLNGFNQGYSPNPIGGYGMRVDGRFGLLSGARNGFSSFGPSYGMGMNVETGMNANFGANSSFLNNSNGRQMGSYYNGGSNRLGSPIGYVGLNDDSGSILSSMGRNVWGNGNVNYQNSPTNMSSFVPSGSGSQVGITGDGINWGGPTSAHGMGSISSLGSNISRGAGDNFGLPSGGYGRSNPTGTIGEPFSASANAYEMNNIDTYGNNSIYGDSTWRFTSSEIDIPPFDNDLGNIDPDIKSNMPASYMGNYTVNNNQTSRGQYPLQHFAISYT; encoded by the exons ATGGAGGCCGACTCCGGGAAGCTCTTCGTCGGCGGCATCTCCTGGGAGACGGACGAGGACCGCCTCCGCGAATACTTTGGCCGCTTCGGCGAGGTCACCGAGGCTGTCATCATGCGGGACCGCAACACCGGCCGCGCGCGCGGCTTCGGCTTCATAGTCTTCGCTGAGGCAGGCGTCGCTGAGCGAGTCACCATGGACAAGCACATGATCGATGGCCGCATG GTCGAAGCCAAGAAAGCTGTTCCCAGGGACGACCAGAGCATTGCAAGCAAGAACAATGGCAGCAGCATAGGCTCGCCTGGGCCAGTCCGTACCAGAAAGATCTTTGTTGGGGGGCTGGCCTCCAATGTTACTGAGGTTGAATTCAGAAGGTATTTTGAGCAATTCGGTATGATAACAGATGTGGTTGTCATGTACGACCACAACACACAGAGGCCCAGGGGCTTTGGCTTCATCACCTATGATTCAGAAGATGCAGTGGATAAGGCGCTGCACAAGAACTTCCACGAGCTTAATGGCAAGATGGTCGAAGTCAAGAGAGCTGTCCCAAAGGAGCAGTCGCCTGGACCTGTCGCACGCTCACCTGCTGGAGGGCAGAACCTTGCTATCAGCAGGGTTCACAACTTCTTGAATGGCTTCAACCAGGGATATAGCCCAAACCCGATAGGAGGTTACGGCATGAGAGTGGATGGAAGGTTTGGGCTGCTTTCAGGTGCACGAAATGGGTTTTCTTCATTTGGCCCCAGTTATGGAATGGGCATGAATGTTGAAACTGGGATGAATGCGAATTTTGGTGCAAACTCTAGTTTCCTCAATAACTCAAATGGGCGGCAAATGGGTTCATACTACAATGGTGGTTCAAACAGACTAGGCAGCCCTATTGGGTATGTTGGTCTGAATGATGATTCAGGATCAATATTGAGTTCAATGGGAAGGAATGTTTGGGGTAATGGAAATGTCAACTACCAGAACAGCCCTACAAACATGAGTTCTTTTGTACCATCTGGAAGTGGGAGTCAAGTTGGTATTACTGGCGACGGTATAAATTGGGGAGGTCCTACTTCTGCCCATGGGATGGGAAGCATTTCAAGCCTTGGGTCTAACATTAGCCGTGGGGCTGGAGATAACTTTGGCTTGCCGTCTGGTGGCTATGGAAGGAGCAACCCAACTGGCACCATTGGTGAACCTTTTTCTGCGTCAGCCAATGCATATGAAATGAACAACATAGATACATATGGCAACAACTCTATTTATGGTGACTCAACCTGGAGGTTCACGTCATCTGAGATCGATATTCCTCCTTTTGATAACGATCTTGGAAATATCGATCCAGATATCAAATCGAACATGCCAGCAAGTTACATGGGCAACTATACTGTTAATAATAATCAGACAAGCAGAGGTCAGTATCCGCTTCAACATTTTGCTATCAGTTACACATGA
- the LOC119363180 gene encoding heterogeneous nuclear ribonucleoprotein 1-like isoform X1: MEADSGKLFVGGISWETDEDRLREYFGRFGEVTEAVIMRDRNTGRARGFGFIVFAEAGVAERVTMDKHMIDGRMVEAKKAVPRDDQSIASKNNGSSIGSPGPVRTRKIFVGGLASNVTEVEFRRYFEQFGMITDVVVMYDHNTQRPRGFGFITYDSEDAVDKALHKNFHELNGKMVEVKRAVPKEQSPGPVARSPAGGQNLAISRVHNFLNGFNQGYSPNPIGGYGMRVDGRFGLLSGARNGFSSFGPSYGMGMNVETGMNANFGANSSFLNNSNGRQMGSYYNGGSNRLGSPIGYVGLNDDSGSILSSMGRNVWGNGNVNYQNSPTNMSSFVPSGSGSQVGITGDGINWGGPTSAHGMGSISSLGSNISRGAGDNFGLPSGGYGRSNPTGTIGEPFSASANAYEMNNIDTYGNNSIYGDSTWRFTSSEIDIPPFDNDLGNIDPDIKSNMPASYMGNYTVNNNQTSRGITS; encoded by the exons ATGGAGGCCGACTCCGGGAAGCTCTTCGTCGGCGGCATCTCCTGGGAGACGGACGAGGACCGCCTCCGCGAATACTTTGGCCGCTTCGGCGAGGTCACCGAGGCTGTCATCATGCGGGACCGCAACACCGGCCGCGCGCGCGGCTTCGGCTTCATAGTCTTCGCTGAGGCAGGCGTCGCTGAGCGAGTCACCATGGACAAGCACATGATCGATGGCCGCATG GTCGAAGCCAAGAAAGCTGTTCCCAGGGACGACCAGAGCATTGCAAGCAAGAACAATGGCAGCAGCATAGGCTCGCCTGGGCCAGTCCGTACCAGAAAGATCTTTGTTGGGGGGCTGGCCTCCAATGTTACTGAGGTTGAATTCAGAAGGTATTTTGAGCAATTCGGTATGATAACAGATGTGGTTGTCATGTACGACCACAACACACAGAGGCCCAGGGGCTTTGGCTTCATCACCTATGATTCAGAAGATGCAGTGGATAAGGCGCTGCACAAGAACTTCCACGAGCTTAATGGCAAGATGGTCGAAGTCAAGAGAGCTGTCCCAAAGGAGCAGTCGCCTGGACCTGTCGCACGCTCACCTGCTGGAGGGCAGAACCTTGCTATCAGCAGGGTTCACAACTTCTTGAATGGCTTCAACCAGGGATATAGCCCAAACCCGATAGGAGGTTACGGCATGAGAGTGGATGGAAGGTTTGGGCTGCTTTCAGGTGCACGAAATGGGTTTTCTTCATTTGGCCCCAGTTATGGAATGGGCATGAATGTTGAAACTGGGATGAATGCGAATTTTGGTGCAAACTCTAGTTTCCTCAATAACTCAAATGGGCGGCAAATGGGTTCATACTACAATGGTGGTTCAAACAGACTAGGCAGCCCTATTGGGTATGTTGGTCTGAATGATGATTCAGGATCAATATTGAGTTCAATGGGAAGGAATGTTTGGGGTAATGGAAATGTCAACTACCAGAACAGCCCTACAAACATGAGTTCTTTTGTACCATCTGGAAGTGGGAGTCAAGTTGGTATTACTGGCGACGGTATAAATTGGGGAGGTCCTACTTCTGCCCATGGGATGGGAAGCATTTCAAGCCTTGGGTCTAACATTAGCCGTGGGGCTGGAGATAACTTTGGCTTGCCGTCTGGTGGCTATGGAAGGAGCAACCCAACTGGCACCATTGGTGAACCTTTTTCTGCGTCAGCCAATGCATATGAAATGAACAACATAGATACATATGGCAACAACTCTATTTATGGTGACTCAACCTGGAGGTTCACGTCATCTGAGATCGATATTCCTCCTTTTGATAACGATCTTGGAAATATCGATCCAGATATCAAATCGAACATGCCAGCAAGTTACATGGGCAACTATACTGTTAATAATAATCAGACAAGCAGAG GTATCACTTCCTAG